One genomic window of Tachypleus tridentatus isolate NWPU-2018 chromosome 12, ASM421037v1, whole genome shotgun sequence includes the following:
- the LOC143235213 gene encoding uncharacterized protein LOC143235213, translating to MDKYCKALTLLVAGICFLLVTSAQEVNTDLLKDLLTKKRKLQYIKSLVQDVDHSLESLRKHSCGLFNLPGMNCDVIDLKDISREQDHWENGMRPGRQQTPRHFSVPADVSFKTHNTQRRSCKLGTPGNDCILKDVLGGLDDQDIWKDGFGPGRK from the exons ATGGACAAATATTGTAAAGCCTTGACTCTCCTCGTAGCTGGAATTTGTTTTCTGTTGGTTACCTCGGCACAGGAAGTCAACACTGA TCTTTTGAAAGATCTACTGACCAAAAAGAGGAAGCTTCAGTACATCAAATCCTTGGTTCAAGACGTGGACCACAGTTTGGAGTCCCTTCG AAAGCATTCCTGTGGTCTCTTCAATTTGCCTGGGATGAACTGCGATGTCATAGATCTAAAAGACATCAGCCGGGAGCAGGACCACTGGGAGAACGGTATGAGACCTGGGAGACAACAGACACCTCGACACTTTAGTGTTCCTGCTGATGTTTCGTTTAAGACACATAATACACAAAGACGTTCATGCAAACTCGGCACTCCCGGCAACGACTGTATCCTGAAGGATGTACTGGGTGGACTGGACGACCAGGATATTTGGAAGGATGGCTTTGGACCCGGCAGGAAGTAA